The Rhizobium sp. CCGE531 genomic sequence CGGCGAGAAGATGGCCCGCGTCCGCGAGGTCTTCGACGGTGGTGACGAGGACGGCCGCGACAATCCGTTCGATCGCCATGGCGCCGGCGATGTGCATCGCGCCCGCCACCTGCTGCGCTCGGCTCTTCGCGCGAAGTTCCCGTGGAGCAAGGCCGAAGGCGCGCGCATCGCGGCAATCCTCGAGCGCGCCGCCGCCGACATCATCCGCGGCGAAACGAAAGCTGAGAGCGAGCCGAAGTCCGACGATTGAGCTACAGCATGCCGCGCAAAAGTGCGCAGCGGTTTTGCGACAACGGCATGCGCAAAATCAAGGGCCTGAAGCGCAGGAAACGAATCTGAAAGATTCGCGACGCGCTTTAGGGCGTCACTTGTCCGGCAATGTCAGGATGATAGGCCCGTTGCGGGTGGTGATGATCGTATGCTCGTACTGGACCGTGGGCGCCTGCGGTTCGGCATAGAGCGTCCACGCATCGTCGCCCCCCTCCGCCCAGCTCGCGCCGAGCGAGAGAAACGGCTCGACGGTGAAGACCAGGCCATCATCCATGATCCGTGTCTCGTCGGGGTCTGCCCAAGTGGAAACCTCGGCGGGCTCTTCATGCAGGGAGCGTCCGATGCCGTGGCTGGCGAGATTGGCGATCAAGGTATAGCGGTTCTTCTGTGCAAAGGCGCCGACGGCCTGCCCGATCTTTGAAAGCGGCGCGCCACTGCGCACCTGATTGAGGCCGACCCAAAGCGCTCTCTTGCCGTCGCGGCAGAGGCGCTCGATCTTGGGCTTGACCGGCGGCACGGCAAAGGATGCACCGGTATCGGAAAAGAAGCCGTCCTTCTCGGCCGAAACGTCGAGATTGACCAGATCTCCCGCCTGGATCACGCGCGGACCGGGAATGCCATGGGCGACTTCCTCATTGACGCTGATGCAGGTCGCGCCGGGAAACTTGTAGACCAGCTCCGGCGCCGATTGCGCGCCGGCATCCTCCAGCACCTTGCGGCCGATCGCATCCAGCTCCAGCGTCGTGATGCCCGGCTCGAGCGCGGCCGCCATGGCCTGCAACGCATTGGCGCAGATGCGGCCGATATCTTTCAGCTTGGTCAGTTCTTCTTCGGTCGAAACGATCATTTACGGCTTCCAGCGCTCTCGCGCTCTGCGCAACGGTTTGGCGAGAGGCTCAAGGTCGCTTTCGCCCCTTCCTTTCGCACAGTCAATGTCTTTTTGGGCTTTCTGCCAGATAGCGCGACTTTCGGATTCCGAAAGAGGTCAGGAGCGCGGATCGTCCGACAATAATGCCCCCCACTCATGATCGCGCCAGACGCCGCCGATCTTCAGATATTTGGCTGAGAATCCTTCCTCGTGGAAGCCGAGCAGCGCGATCGAGGGGTCGTTGCGGCAGCAAATCGAGTCCGAAATCAAAAGCTTCGATCAATGAGCGGAATCATTTTGCGAACCGCTTCATAGCGAAGATAAAGTCCGCCCCAGGCGATCACGCCGAGATAGACGCCGAACAGCAGATGCGAGAAGATCGGGCTACCAATCCGCAGGTGCGTCGCGATTGCGCCGCCGAGCAGGCCCGTCAACAGGATTGCGCCGAGAACGGAAGTCCTCGGGATCGCATAGAGAATGGCACAGCCGAGCGTGATGACGCCGAGAAGCCGCGCAAGCGCCGGATCGGCGGAATAGCCAAGATCCGCCATCGTCTCCGTGACGACAGGAAGCGGGACGAGCTTGATCACGCCATCGAACAGCAGGAAGGCAATGACCAGCCCGCTAAGGATCGTGCCTGCCACGCGCTGTGCCCGCGTTACCGAAGGCATGGATGAATCGACTGCATAAGACATGTTCGTATCCCCCGGAATTGAATAGGAAATTCAGATCTTGGCTGCCAGCGCGGCAAGTTGATCGGCGCCCTGGGCCCATCCCTGATGGAATCCCATTTTCTCATGCGCTTGCCGATCCTCGGCCGACCAGTGCAGAACCGTGGCCGTGTAGCGCGTCTTGCCGCCGCCAAGATCGTCGAGCTGGATCGTCACCACCATGAAGGGCTTGGCCGACGGCACCCAGGCGCTGGTGAAAGCATCGGTGAAGACGATCCGCTCATTGGGAACAACTTCCAGATAAACGCCGTTGCCCGGGTAATCCTCGCCTTCCGGGCTGCGCATGGTGACCGAGCTCGAGCCGCCCGCGCGAACGTCGATCTTGGCGGCGGACACCGTCCACGGCTGCGGCGCGAACCATTGCTTCAACAACTCCTCCTCCGTCCAGCAGCGGAAGATCTTCTCGCGCGGAGCGTCGATAATGCGGGCCAACGACAGCTCGTGGCGTTGGGTTTGCTCGGTCATGGTCCTCTTCCTCTTTCCAGTTTGACGCGGCCTGCGCGGCCTATACTCTAACGACGTTCGTAGCCGTCGTTTCTCGACAATGCAGAAGCAAATTTTCCGATTATTTTGCAACCGCAAGAGCATCCGCGCTCAGACGATCGAGCTGATGGCGGATATGGGCTGCCTCGGCGGGCGAGCGGGCAAGCGCGATGGCCCTGTCGAAGGCGACGCGCGCCTCCTGTGAGCGGCCCAGCTGCGCAAGCAGGCCGCCCCTTACGCCGTGAAAGTAGAAATAGCTGTCGAGCTGCGCTTCCAGCGCCGCAATCAGCGCCAGAGCCGCCTCCGCTCCCTTCAGTTTGGAAAGCGCGACCGAACGATTGAGCGTGACGACCGGAGATGGCGCCAGCCTCTCCAGCATCTGATAGAGAAGGTCGATCTCTTCCCAGTCCGTATCGACGGCACGCTTTGCCCTGGAATGCAGCGCCGCGATCGCGGCCTGCACCTGATAGGGGCCGGGCTGGCGATGGCGGATCGCCTTGTCGAGCAGCGCCAGCGCCTCGCCGATCAGCGTCCGGTCCCAAAGCGACCGGTCCTGATCTTCCAGAAGAATGATCTGTCCATCCGCATCGAAACGTGCCTCCTTGCGCGATTGCTGCAAGAGCATCAGCGCCAGCAACGCCATGGTCTCCGGCTCGGAGGGAAAGATCCGCAAAAGCAGCCGCCCAAGTCGGATCGCTTCGTCGGCGAAGGCAGCTGCCTCGCGATGCGTTCCGCCCGCGGAATAGCCTTCGTTGTAGATGAGATAGATCATGGCGCTGACGAGCGCCAATCGCTCGCTACGCTCGACCGCACCCGGCGTCTCGAAAGCAACGCCGGCGGCAGCGACACGCGCTTTCGCCCGGGTAATGCGCTGCTCCATCGCGCTGTCGCTGACGAGGAAGGCGCGGGCGATCTGCTGTACCGAAAGTCCGGAAACGATGCGCAGGGCCAGGGCGATCTGCTGCGTTGCAGGCAGATCCGGATGGCAGCAGATGAACAGTAGCCTGAGAATATCGTCGCGATATCCGGAGCCATCGAGCCGTTCGGCCAGGTCGCTCTCCGCATCGCTCGTATCGGAGATCGCCTCCTCGTCGGGCAGGCTCTGCAATTTCGCCTGCTTGCGCACGGTATCGATGCCGCTGTTGCGGCCGACGAAGATCAGCCAGGCAATGGGATCGCGCGGCGGCCCCTTGTCGGGCCAGGTCTTCAAGGCCCTGAGGCAGGCCTCCTGAAAGGCCTCCTCGGCAATATCGAGATTGCGGAAATAGCGCAGCAGCGCACCCAGCACCTGCGGCCGGGCATTGGTGAGCGCGATGTCGATCCAGGCAATATCCGTCATGTGGCAACCGCTCCCGGCCGGAAGACGTAAAGCGGGCGGATTTCATAGGAGCCGACGCCGGGATTGGCCGCGGCAAGTTCCTTCGAAAAACCAATGGCTTCGTCGAGGGTTTCGAAATCGACCACATAGAAGCCGAGTAACTGCTCCTTCGTTTCCGCAAAGGGGCCATCGATGACGATCGGCTCGTTCCTGCCCTTGCGCAAGGTCGTTGCCGCCGTCGTCGGCATCAGTCGCGCCACCGGGCCGAGCTTGCCGGCCTCTCTGAGCGGCTCCTGCACGGCGATCAGCCGCGCCATGGTTGCCTCCTCCTGCTCCTTCGACCAGGCGAATACTGTATCTTCGTCGTTGTAGCATAGGATTGCGTAAAGCATGACTATTCCCTTCTCCCTTTAAAGACGAAGGAATATCATCTGCACCGACAGGCTGCGTCAAAAAAATATTGTAGCTGGCGGTCAAACGTTGCCGCGCCAGATCACCAACATTCCGGCCTTCGGGTCGAGTTCTGCTACGGCCCTGATGAAAACGCTCGCCGGGCTATCGCCGTGCCCAAGCGGCAAGCCGCCGAGAACCGGCACGTTCAGCTCGGCCAGATGCTCACGCAGGATATCGATCACCGAATAACGACGATCGAACTCGAAATCTGTAAATTGGCCGATGGCGAGTGATTCCTACCGCGATCTTCGCACGGAATAACGATCGGCGTCAGCCACTGACCGCTGGTGAGCCTTTAGCTCAATGATGGATTGACGACAGCAGCGTTTATCGGCGTAGGCCGTTTGGCCCTGGCATCGGGCTCCACTGCTCGCCCGCCCTTCGCCTTGCCCGTCCACAGCGGCAGACCGACGGATTGCGAAACGCCTGGATCCGACGTGAACACCGGATAGCCCTGTTCGACAAGCCGTTCGAGAACCTCGCGGTCCTTGCGCACGTGCAGTCGGACCAGGTTTTCCGTGTTGTAGACATGCCCGCCGGAATCGGGGTTGATGCCGGTGATG encodes the following:
- a CDS encoding YciI family protein, with the protein product MLYAILCYNDEDTVFAWSKEQEEATMARLIAVQEPLREAGKLGPVARLMPTTAATTLRKGRNEPIVIDGPFAETKEQLLGFYVVDFETLDEAIGFSKELAAANPGVGSYEIRPLYVFRPGAVAT
- a CDS encoding RNA polymerase sigma factor, encoding MTDIAWIDIALTNARPQVLGALLRYFRNLDIAEEAFQEACLRALKTWPDKGPPRDPIAWLIFVGRNSGIDTVRKQAKLQSLPDEEAISDTSDAESDLAERLDGSGYRDDILRLLFICCHPDLPATQQIALALRIVSGLSVQQIARAFLVSDSAMEQRITRAKARVAAAGVAFETPGAVERSERLALVSAMIYLIYNEGYSAGGTHREAAAFADEAIRLGRLLLRIFPSEPETMALLALMLLQQSRKEARFDADGQIILLEDQDRSLWDRTLIGEALALLDKAIRHRQPGPYQVQAAIAALHSRAKRAVDTDWEEIDLLYQMLERLAPSPVVTLNRSVALSKLKGAEAALALIAALEAQLDSYFYFHGVRGGLLAQLGRSQEARVAFDRAIALARSPAEAAHIRHQLDRLSADALAVAK
- the map gene encoding type I methionyl aminopeptidase, whose protein sequence is MIVSTEEELTKLKDIGRICANALQAMAAALEPGITTLELDAIGRKVLEDAGAQSAPELVYKFPGATCISVNEEVAHGIPGPRVIQAGDLVNLDVSAEKDGFFSDTGASFAVPPVKPKIERLCRDGKRALWVGLNQVRSGAPLSKIGQAVGAFAQKNRYTLIANLASHGIGRSLHEEPAEVSTWADPDETRIMDDGLVFTVEPFLSLGASWAEGGDDAWTLYAEPQAPTVQYEHTIITTRNGPIILTLPDK
- a CDS encoding DoxX family protein, with the protein product MSYAVDSSMPSVTRAQRVAGTILSGLVIAFLLFDGVIKLVPLPVVTETMADLGYSADPALARLLGVITLGCAILYAIPRTSVLGAILLTGLLGGAIATHLRIGSPIFSHLLFGVYLGVIAWGGLYLRYEAVRKMIPLIDRSF
- a CDS encoding SRPBCC family protein, with the protein product MTEQTQRHELSLARIIDAPREKIFRCWTEEELLKQWFAPQPWTVSAAKIDVRAGGSSSVTMRSPEGEDYPGNGVYLEVVPNERIVFTDAFTSAWVPSAKPFMVVTIQLDDLGGGKTRYTATVLHWSAEDRQAHEKMGFHQGWAQGADQLAALAAKI